Part of the Streptomyces sp. f51 genome is shown below.
ATCGACCCGGACCAGGCGTTCAACACGGCCGCCTCGTTCGTGACGAACACCGACTGGCAGTCGTACTACGGCGAGCAGGCCATGGGCCACGTCGTGCAGACCGCCGGTCTGGCCGTGCAGAACTTCGTCTCCGCGGCCGTGGGTATCGCGGTGGCCGTGGCCCTCGTCCGCGGCTTCGCCCGGTCCCGTACCGGTGAACTGGGCAACTTCTGGGCGGACCTGGTGCGCGGTGTCGTACGCGTCCTGCTGCCGCTGTCCCTCGTCGCCGCGGTCGTCCTGGTGGCGTGCGGGGCGATCCAGAACTTCTCCGGCATCCACGAGGTCGGTCAGTTCATGGGCGGCTCGCAGCAGTGGAACGGCGGCGCGGTCGCCTCGCAGGAGGCCGTCAAGGAACTGGGCACCAACGGCGGCGGCTACTTCAACGCCAACAGCGCCCATCCCTTCGAGAACCCGACCCCGTTCTCGAACCTCTTCGAGATCTTCCTGATCCTGGTGATCCCGTTCTCCCTGACCCGTACCTTCGGCGTGATGGCCGGCTCGGTGAAGCAGGGCTACGCGATCCTCGCCGCGATGGTCACCATCTGGATCGGCTTCACCGCGCTGATGATGTGGACCGAGTTCAGTCACCACGGTCCCGCGCTCCAGGCCGCGGGCGGGGCGATGGAGGGCAAGGAGACCCGCTTCGGCGTCGGCGGCTCGTCGATCTTCGCGGTGGCGACGACCCTGACCTCGACCGGCGCGGTGGACTCCTTCCACTCTTCGTTCACCGGACTGGGCGGCGGCATCACCATGCTGGGCATGCAGCTCGGCGAGATCGCGCCCGGCGGCACCGGATCCGGCCTCTACGGCATGCTGATCATGGCGGTCATCGCGGTGTTCATCGCCGGTCTGATGGTCGGCCGCACCCCCGAGTACCTGGGCAAGAAGATCGGCACCCGCGAGATCAAGTTCGCGGCCCTCTACATCCTCGTCACCCCGGCGCTGGTGCTCGTCTTCACCGCCGCGGCGACGGCCCTGCCCACCCCGGGGCACTCGACGCTCAACTCCGGCGCGCACGGGTTCTCCGAGATCCTCTACGCCTACACCTCGGGCGCCAACAACAACGGCTCGGCCTTCGCCGGTCTGAACGCCGACACCCAGTGGTTCAACACCACCATCGGGCTGGCCATGCTGCTCGGCCGCTTCCTGCCGATGGTGTTCGTCCTCGCGCTGGCCGGCTCGCTCGCCGGGCAGCGGCCGGTCCCGGCGACCGCGGGCACCCTGCGCACCGAGAAACCGCTGTTCACCGGGCTCCTGGTGGGCGCGGTCCTGATCGTCACCGGACTGACCTACTTCCCGGCCCTCGCCCTGGGCCCGCTGGCCGAGGGGCTGGCGTCATGACCACTCGTACCGAGAACCCAGAGGACGCGATGTCCACACTCACCCCGGCCCGGGCACCGCACAGCGATGTGCCGACCGGCCACAAGGACGAAGGAAGGGTCGGCGCGGGCCTGTTCGACGTCCGCCGGCTCGTCACCTCCCTGCCGGAGGCCGTCCGCAAGCTCGACCCGCGGGTGATGGTCAAGTCGCCCGTCATGTTCGTCGTCCTCGTCGGCTCGGTGCTGACGACCGTGTTCTCCTTCGAGAACCCGGGCGACTGGTTCGGCTGGGCGATCAGCGCCTGGCTGTGGCTCACCGTCGTCTTCGCCAACCTGGCGGAGGCGGTGGCCGAGGGGCGCGGCAAGGCGCAGGCGGACACCCTGCGCAGGGCCAAGACCGACACGGTCGCCCGCCGGCTCTCCCCGGACGGCGGCCCCGAGGAGGAGGTGCCCGGGACCGCACTGCGCGTCGGCGACCTCGTCGTCTGCGAGGCGGGCGACATCATCCCCGGCGACGGTGACGTCGTCGAGGGCGTCGCGTCCGTCGACGAGTCGGCCATCACCGGCGAGTCGGCGCCGGTCATCCGGGAGTCGGGCGGCGACCGCTCGGCCGTCACCGGAGGCACGAAGGTCCTCTCCGACCGCATCGTCGTCAAGATCACGACGAAGCCGGGTGAGACCTTCATCGACCGGATGATCGCCCTGGTCGAGGGCGCGGCCCGGCAGAAGACGCCCAACGAGATCGCGTTGAACATCCTTCTCGCGTCCCTGACCGTCGCCTTCCTGCTCGCCGTGGCCACCCTGCCGCCGTTCGCCGACCGCGCCGGCACGCATCTGACGATGGTCGTCCTGGTGGCCCTGCTGGTCTGCCTGATCCCGACCACCATCGGCGCGCTGCTCTCCGCGATCGGCATAGCCGGCATGGACCGGCTGGTGCAGCGCAACGTGCTCGCCATGTCGGGGCGGGCCGTCGAGGCCGCCGGTGACGTCTCGACCCTGCTGCTGGACAAGACCGGCACGATCACGCTCGGCAACCGGCAGGCCGCCGAGTTCGTCCCGGTGAGCGGCGCCACCGAGGCCGAGGTCGCCGACGCCGCCCAGCTCTCCTCGCTGGCCGACGAGACTCCCGAGGGCCGCTCGATCGTCGTCCTGGCGAAGGAGGGGTACGGGCTGCGCGAGCGCCACCAGGGCGAACTCGAAGACGCCGAGTGGATCGCCTTCACCGCCCAGACCCGGATGTCCGGCGTCGACACCGGGGGCCGGAGGGTCCGCAAGGGCGCGGCCGGTTCGGTCGTCGCCTGGGTCCGGGAGCGCGGCGGCGAGGTCCCGGCCGAGGCCGGCACCCTCACGGACCGGATCTCCGCGGCGGGCGGCACCCCGCTGCTCGTGGCCGTCGAGGACGTCCGCGGCGCCCGGGTCCTCGGCGTGATCCACCTCAAGGACGTCGTCAAGGACGGCATGCGGGAACGGTTCGACGAGCTGCGGCGCATGGGCATCAAGACCGTCATGATCACGGGCGACAACCCGCTGACCGCCAAGGCCATCGCCGAGGAGGCGGGTGTCGACGACTTCCTCGCCGAGGCCACCCCCGAGGACAAGATGGCGCTGATCAAGCGGGAACAGGCCGGCGGCAAGCTCGTCGCGATGACCGGCGACGGCACCAACGACGCCCCCGCGCTCGCCCAGGCCGACGTGGGCGTGGCCATGAACACCGGGACCTCGGCCGCCAAGGAGGCCGG
Proteins encoded:
- the kdpA gene encoding potassium-transporting ATPase subunit KdpA → MSPVLAGVLQLLALVAALALVHRPLGDYMAGVYSSRRHLRAEKWIYKAIGADPDTQMRWPAYLRGVLAFSAVSVLFLYVLQRVQGHLPGSLGFRSIDPDQAFNTAASFVTNTDWQSYYGEQAMGHVVQTAGLAVQNFVSAAVGIAVAVALVRGFARSRTGELGNFWADLVRGVVRVLLPLSLVAAVVLVACGAIQNFSGIHEVGQFMGGSQQWNGGAVASQEAVKELGTNGGGYFNANSAHPFENPTPFSNLFEIFLILVIPFSLTRTFGVMAGSVKQGYAILAAMVTIWIGFTALMMWTEFSHHGPALQAAGGAMEGKETRFGVGGSSIFAVATTLTSTGAVDSFHSSFTGLGGGITMLGMQLGEIAPGGTGSGLYGMLIMAVIAVFIAGLMVGRTPEYLGKKIGTREIKFAALYILVTPALVLVFTAAATALPTPGHSTLNSGAHGFSEILYAYTSGANNNGSAFAGLNADTQWFNTTIGLAMLLGRFLPMVFVLALAGSLAGQRPVPATAGTLRTEKPLFTGLLVGAVLIVTGLTYFPALALGPLAEGLAS
- the kdpB gene encoding potassium-transporting ATPase subunit KdpB, with product MTTRTENPEDAMSTLTPARAPHSDVPTGHKDEGRVGAGLFDVRRLVTSLPEAVRKLDPRVMVKSPVMFVVLVGSVLTTVFSFENPGDWFGWAISAWLWLTVVFANLAEAVAEGRGKAQADTLRRAKTDTVARRLSPDGGPEEEVPGTALRVGDLVVCEAGDIIPGDGDVVEGVASVDESAITGESAPVIRESGGDRSAVTGGTKVLSDRIVVKITTKPGETFIDRMIALVEGAARQKTPNEIALNILLASLTVAFLLAVATLPPFADRAGTHLTMVVLVALLVCLIPTTIGALLSAIGIAGMDRLVQRNVLAMSGRAVEAAGDVSTLLLDKTGTITLGNRQAAEFVPVSGATEAEVADAAQLSSLADETPEGRSIVVLAKEGYGLRERHQGELEDAEWIAFTAQTRMSGVDTGGRRVRKGAAGSVVAWVRERGGEVPAEAGTLTDRISAAGGTPLLVAVEDVRGARVLGVIHLKDVVKDGMRERFDELRRMGIKTVMITGDNPLTAKAIAEEAGVDDFLAEATPEDKMALIKREQAGGKLVAMTGDGTNDAPALAQADVGVAMNTGTSAAKEAGNMVDLDSNPTKLIEIVEIGKQLLITRGALTTFSIANDVAKYFAIIPALFAAVYPGLDRLNIMRLSSPDSAILSAVVFNALIIIALVPLALRGVRYRPVSADRLLRRNLGIYGLGGLIAPFVGIKLIDLIVSLIPGIG